Proteins found in one Longimicrobiales bacterium genomic segment:
- the truA gene encoding tRNA pseudouridine(38-40) synthase TruA has product MSARMEADEHRVKLTLHYDGGGFAGWQVQREARTVQAELEAALLRLTGRATRVTGAGRTDAGVHATGQVVGVVVPERWTPQELRRALNAVLPRDVWVAEACAAAPGFHARYDAVARGYIYRIGTADSSRSPFVRRWCWPLAQTVPLDRLNDAAARFHGEHSFRAFAKAGQPHRGEYCTVHTAYWREASSSTVTFHVVANRFLHHMVRYMVGTMVEVGSGRRPAAHIDALLQNEPDVVTSRPAPAAGLYLTRVYYDTTQIATHEDWSTGNAADEILS; this is encoded by the coding sequence GTGAGCGCGCGCATGGAGGCGGACGAGCACCGGGTGAAGCTGACGCTGCACTACGACGGCGGTGGTTTCGCCGGCTGGCAGGTGCAGCGCGAAGCGCGGACGGTACAGGCCGAGCTGGAAGCGGCACTGCTGCGCCTGACGGGACGCGCGACGCGCGTCACCGGAGCGGGCCGGACGGACGCCGGTGTCCACGCGACGGGCCAGGTCGTGGGTGTTGTCGTGCCGGAGCGCTGGACTCCGCAGGAGCTCAGGCGCGCGCTCAACGCAGTACTGCCGCGGGACGTGTGGGTGGCGGAGGCATGTGCGGCCGCGCCGGGCTTTCACGCGCGGTACGATGCGGTTGCCCGGGGGTACATATACAGGATCGGCACAGCCGATAGTTCGCGCTCGCCGTTCGTGCGGCGCTGGTGCTGGCCGCTCGCTCAGACGGTGCCGCTGGACCGGCTGAACGATGCGGCCGCTCGCTTTCACGGCGAGCACTCGTTCCGGGCGTTCGCCAAGGCAGGGCAGCCGCACCGCGGCGAGTACTGCACGGTGCACACGGCATACTGGCGCGAAGCGTCGAGCTCGACTGTCACGTTTCACGTGGTCGCCAACCGGTTCCTGCACCACATGGTGCGGTACATGGTGGGCACGATGGTGGAAGTCGGCAGCGGACGCCGGCCGGCGGCGCACATCGACGCGCTGCTGCAGAACGAGCCGGACGTGGTGACATCGCGACCGGCACCAGCGGCAGGGTTGTACCTGACACGCGTGTATTACGACACGACGCAGATCGCCACACACGAAGACTGGAGCACCGGGAACGCAGCCGATGAAATTCTTTCTTGA
- the lexA gene encoding transcriptional repressor LexA codes for MTKRQKEILDFLELFLAEYGYPPSYEEIARNFGYTSLATVHEHLENLSDKGYIRKSRNSSRSIELVPAGGGVSAVELPLLGMVAAGQPIEAVAEEESVAVPEDLVGRSGRHYVLKVRGDSMIDEQIRDGDYVIVNSRNSADNGEMVVALVHGDSATVKKFYRERDGRVRLQPANVTMSPMFFPSEEVMVQGVVVGVIRRY; via the coding sequence TTGACGAAGCGTCAGAAAGAGATCCTCGATTTTCTCGAGTTGTTTCTGGCTGAGTACGGGTACCCGCCGAGCTACGAAGAGATCGCGCGGAACTTCGGCTACACGTCACTCGCGACGGTGCACGAGCATCTCGAGAATCTGAGCGACAAGGGGTACATCCGAAAGAGCCGGAATTCGAGCCGTTCGATCGAGCTGGTCCCGGCGGGTGGCGGGGTGAGTGCGGTGGAGCTGCCGCTGCTGGGCATGGTGGCGGCGGGCCAGCCGATCGAAGCGGTGGCCGAAGAGGAGAGTGTTGCGGTGCCGGAAGATCTGGTGGGGCGCAGCGGCCGGCATTACGTGCTGAAGGTCCGTGGCGACTCGATGATCGACGAACAGATCCGTGACGGCGACTACGTGATCGTGAACTCACGCAACAGTGCCGACAACGGTGAGATGGTGGTGGCGCTGGTACACGGTGATTCCGCGACGGTGAAGAAGTTCTATCGCGAGCGTGACGGCCGGGTGCGGCTGCAGCCGGCGAACGTGACGATGTCTCCGATGTTCTTTCCGTCGGAGGAAGTGATGGTCCAGGGGGTGGTGGTCGGCGTCATCAGGAGGTATTGA
- a CDS encoding pyridoxal-phosphate dependent enzyme — MTDDLTRFGAFGGRFVPETLVAALDELTSAWDAAVADPAFHAELDELLRDYVGRPTPLYRARRLGDAAGGVVVYLKREDLNHTGAHKINNTLGQILLARRMGKRRIIAETGAGQH, encoded by the coding sequence ATGACGGATGATCTGACGCGCTTCGGCGCATTCGGTGGGCGTTTCGTTCCCGAGACGCTCGTCGCCGCGCTGGATGAGCTGACGAGCGCCTGGGATGCGGCCGTCGCGGACCCGGCGTTCCACGCGGAGCTCGATGAGCTCCTGCGGGACTACGTCGGACGGCCGACGCCGCTGTACCGTGCGCGCCGCCTGGGTGACGCGGCGGGGGGCGTGGTCGTCTATCTGAAGCGCGAGGACCTGAACCACACGGGTGCGCACAAGATCAACAACACGCTGGGTCAGATTCTGCTGGCCCGGCGCATGGGCAAGCGCCGCATCATCGCCGAGACGGGTGCAGGGCAGCAC
- a CDS encoding L-threonine 3-dehydrogenase, with translation MKRILVTGAAGQVGTELVPALRAAYGEDAVLATDVRRPDAGSLTEGPFEVLDCLDAAAVGDAVRRHRADAIYHLAALLSASAERKPQLAYEVNMGTLMNVLEVAREAACAVFTPSSIGAFGPGTPPDPAPQDTIQRPSTMYGVTKVAGELLCDYYHTRFNVDTRGLRFPGLISYVAPPGGGTTDYAVEIFYEALEHGRYTCFLSADTQLDMMYMPDAVRAAIDVMEADPARLKHRNAFNVTAMQLTPATLAEAIRTELPGFEITYDVDPVRQRIAESWPRRIDDSAARSEWGWSHRYDLASMTKDMLSHLRIKLGAGAGNTGS, from the coding sequence ATGAAGAGAATTCTGGTGACCGGGGCCGCGGGCCAGGTCGGTACCGAGCTGGTGCCGGCGCTGCGGGCCGCTTACGGCGAGGACGCCGTGCTGGCTACCGACGTGCGCCGGCCCGATGCCGGGTCGCTCACGGAAGGGCCGTTCGAAGTGCTCGACTGCCTCGACGCCGCTGCCGTCGGCGATGCGGTGCGCCGTCATCGTGCGGATGCCATCTATCATCTCGCCGCGCTGCTCTCCGCTTCGGCGGAACGGAAGCCTCAGCTCGCGTACGAAGTGAACATGGGCACGCTGATGAACGTGCTCGAGGTCGCGCGCGAGGCGGCGTGCGCCGTGTTTACGCCGAGCTCCATCGGTGCGTTCGGCCCCGGCACTCCCCCCGATCCCGCGCCGCAGGACACGATCCAGCGGCCGAGCACCATGTACGGCGTCACGAAGGTCGCGGGCGAGCTGCTGTGTGACTACTACCACACGCGGTTCAATGTGGACACGCGCGGCCTGCGCTTCCCCGGTCTGATCTCATACGTCGCGCCGCCGGGTGGCGGCACGACGGATTACGCGGTGGAGATCTTCTACGAAGCTCTCGAGCACGGTCGCTACACCTGCTTCCTGTCGGCGGACACCCAGCTCGACATGATGTACATGCCGGACGCAGTACGTGCAGCGATCGACGTGATGGAGGCAGATCCGGCGCGCCTGAAGCATCGCAACGCGTTCAACGTGACGGCGATGCAGCTGACGCCCGCAACGCTCGCGGAGGCGATCCGGACGGAGCTGCCCGGCTTCGAGATCACGTACGACGTCGACCCCGTGAGGCAGCGCATCGCCGAATCGTGGCCGCGCCGCATCGATGACAGCGCAGCGCGCAGCGAATGGGGCTGGAGCCATCGCTACGATCTGGCTTCGATGACCAAAGACATGCTGAGTCACCTCAGAATCAAGCTCGGCGCGGGCGCCGGCAACACAGGGAGCTGA
- a CDS encoding phosphoribosylanthranilate isomerase gives MVEVKICGVCRTDDARAAADAGADWIGVILAPGRTRSRTVGQAAVIFDAAGARRVGVFVDAEPAVVAAAARDLALDAVQLHGDEPVDVVRRVRAGVACEVWKALRVRDAADYVRGAGTYGNEVDALVLDGWSPGAHGGAGVSFDWSAVAAEDVSTGARLVVAGGLTPGNVAAAVALLRPAMVDVSSGVEEAPGRKSHAGIHAFIAAARGARI, from the coding sequence ATGGTGGAAGTGAAGATCTGCGGCGTGTGTCGCACGGACGATGCGCGCGCGGCCGCGGACGCGGGCGCGGACTGGATCGGTGTCATACTGGCCCCGGGTCGTACCCGCTCGCGGACCGTCGGTCAGGCCGCGGTTATCTTCGATGCGGCGGGAGCGCGACGCGTCGGTGTGTTCGTGGATGCGGAGCCCGCCGTGGTGGCCGCCGCGGCGCGGGATCTCGCGCTCGACGCGGTGCAGCTGCACGGAGACGAGCCGGTCGATGTCGTGCGGCGCGTCCGCGCCGGCGTCGCGTGTGAGGTGTGGAAGGCCCTTCGTGTCAGGGATGCCGCGGACTATGTGCGCGGTGCCGGCACGTACGGTAACGAGGTGGACGCGCTGGTGCTGGACGGCTGGTCGCCTGGCGCGCACGGCGGCGCGGGAGTGAGCTTCGACTGGAGCGCCGTCGCGGCGGAAGACGTGTCCACCGGCGCCCGGCTGGTGGTGGCCGGCGGCCTGACGCCCGGCAATGTGGCGGCGGCCGTCGCACTGCTCAGGCCGGCCATGGTCGATGTCAGCTCGGGCGTCGAGGAAGCACCGGGCCGGAAGTCGCACGCAGGGATCCATGCATTTATCGCCGCCGCGCGCGGCGCGAGGATTTGA
- the fsa gene encoding fructose-6-phosphate aldolase — protein sequence MKFFLDSADLTEIRRAMDAGLIDGITTNPSLLAKVAGADHEPREVLAEICRIVPGPISAEVVATTRDEMLREGRELAKLADNIVVKVPLTEAGLMACRHFRAEDIRVNVTLCFSAAQALLAAKAGASYISPFVGRLDDIAQDGMQLIEQIVQMYGNYDFQTEVLVASVRHPVHVVQAALIGADVATVPAKVLHQLMQHPLTDKGLAGFLADWQKLPEAKRAI from the coding sequence ATGAAATTCTTTCTTGACAGTGCCGACCTGACGGAGATCCGCCGCGCCATGGACGCGGGACTGATCGACGGCATCACCACCAATCCGTCTCTGCTCGCGAAGGTCGCGGGGGCGGACCACGAGCCGCGTGAGGTGCTCGCCGAGATCTGCCGCATTGTGCCCGGCCCCATCAGTGCCGAGGTCGTCGCGACGACGCGCGACGAGATGCTGCGCGAGGGCCGTGAGCTGGCGAAGCTGGCCGACAACATCGTCGTCAAGGTCCCGCTGACAGAAGCGGGCCTGATGGCATGCCGTCATTTCCGCGCGGAGGACATCCGCGTCAATGTGACGCTCTGCTTCTCCGCGGCGCAGGCACTCCTCGCCGCGAAGGCGGGCGCCTCCTACATATCGCCGTTCGTCGGCCGCCTCGATGACATCGCGCAGGACGGCATGCAGCTGATCGAGCAGATCGTGCAGATGTACGGCAATTACGATTTCCAGACGGAGGTCCTGGTCGCATCCGTGCGTCACCCGGTGCACGTGGTACAGGCGGCGCTGATCGGCGCCGATGTCGCGACCGTGCCAGCCAAGGTGCTGCACCAGCTGATGCAGCACCCGCTGACGGACAAGGGCCTCGCCGGCTTCCTCGCCGACTGGCAGAAGCTGCCGGAGGCGAAGCGGGCGATCTGA
- a CDS encoding aminotransferase class I/II-fold pyridoxal phosphate-dependent enzyme, producing MPLDRVAGVLAAHVSDLEERGTAKGAETVVTEVVRPREGRGPRFRLKGAGQREFLRMNSNSYLGMSLHLDVIAAEEEAAQRYGAGPGAVRFISGTYDAHVELERRLAEFHTREAAMIFSSAYATVVSTIVPLTTDRTILISDELNHNCIINAMRLSRPLDKAVYGHSNMSQLRAALESASTRDAARAIVVTDGIFSMRGDHAPLAEVMDLAAQFDDRFPENVIVVVDDSHGVGAFGPTGRGTEEYTSAPPADVLVGTLGKAFGVNGGYVTSREAVIRYLRETAPMYIYSNPITPAEASAALKSLELLDSPAGRELLERLRTLTKRFEDGLVRLGFEVIPGEHPVVPLMVRDTARTRALVAHLKENGVLATGLAFPVVPRGDEEIRFQVNADHTEGDIDEVLDVLSRFG from the coding sequence ATGCCGCTCGATCGGGTCGCAGGAGTCCTCGCGGCGCACGTCTCCGACCTGGAGGAGCGCGGCACGGCAAAAGGGGCGGAGACGGTCGTGACCGAGGTGGTACGCCCGCGCGAGGGGCGCGGACCGCGCTTCCGGCTGAAGGGTGCCGGCCAGCGCGAGTTCCTGCGCATGAACTCGAACTCCTATCTCGGCATGTCGTTGCATCTCGACGTGATCGCCGCCGAGGAAGAAGCGGCGCAGCGGTACGGTGCGGGACCCGGTGCGGTGCGCTTCATCAGCGGCACGTATGACGCACACGTCGAGCTGGAGCGCCGTCTCGCAGAGTTCCACACGCGCGAAGCGGCCATGATCTTCAGCTCCGCCTACGCGACCGTTGTCAGCACGATCGTACCGCTCACGACGGACCGCACGATCCTCATCAGCGACGAGCTCAATCACAACTGCATCATCAACGCGATGCGGCTCTCCCGTCCGCTCGACAAGGCGGTGTACGGCCATTCGAACATGTCGCAGCTGCGCGCAGCGCTCGAGAGCGCCTCCACCCGCGATGCCGCGCGCGCCATCGTCGTGACGGACGGCATCTTCAGCATGCGCGGCGATCACGCTCCGCTCGCCGAGGTCATGGACCTCGCGGCGCAGTTCGATGACCGCTTCCCGGAGAACGTCATCGTCGTGGTGGACGACTCTCACGGCGTGGGCGCGTTCGGCCCCACCGGGCGGGGCACCGAGGAGTACACGTCGGCTCCGCCCGCGGATGTCCTGGTCGGCACGCTCGGCAAGGCGTTCGGCGTGAATGGCGGATACGTGACGTCACGCGAGGCCGTCATTCGTTACCTGCGCGAGACCGCGCCCATGTACATCTATTCGAATCCGATCACGCCCGCCGAGGCGAGCGCTGCGCTGAAATCGCTCGAGCTGCTGGACAGCCCCGCCGGCCGGGAGCTGCTGGAGCGCCTGCGCACGCTCACGAAGCGCTTCGAGGATGGACTGGTCCGTCTCGGTTTTGAGGTGATTCCGGGCGAGCATCCTGTCGTCCCGCTGATGGTACGGGACACGGCGCGCACGCGCGCGCTCGTCGCGCACCTGAAGGAGAACGGCGTGCTGGCCACGGGGCTGGCCTTCCCTGTCGTCCCGCGTGGTGACGAGGAGATCCGGTTCCAGGTGAATGCGGACCATACGGAGGGCGATATCGACGAGGTGCTCGACGTGCTGTCCCGGTTCGGCTGA
- the purB gene encoding adenylosuccinate lyase — protein MAVIDGPDTAYRNPLVERYASREMSMIFSPAFKFRTWRRLWLALAESEQSLGIEIPDSAITAMRAQLDNIDLTRAAELEKRLRHDVMAHVHHFGEVAPDAKAFIHLGATSAFVTDNTELLQHRDALLLVRRRVLSCIAALAPVAREHRALPTLGFTHFQPAQPTTVGKRATLWIQDLLLDLEEIEFRLANVRFRGVRGTTGTEASFLELFNGDGSKVDELNRRIAAAMGFDRLYAVTGQTYTRKTDYAYLASLAGIATSSSKFAHDIRLLQHLKEVEEPFEDEQIGSSAMAYKRNPMRTERITALARHVIALTIDPAFTAATQWLERTLDDSANRRVAIPEAYLGIDAVLLLQHNVSAGLVVRPGVIRRHLDDELPFMATETILMHAVRRGGDRQDLHERIRRHSVAAAERVKDHGERNDLIERIIGDDAFGMDRAEIEGMLDPARFTGRAAEQVDIFLRNEVDPVLKRHETSDSVPELRA, from the coding sequence GTGGCAGTGATCGACGGTCCGGACACGGCATACCGCAACCCGCTCGTCGAGCGGTATGCATCACGCGAGATGAGCATGATCTTCTCGCCCGCGTTCAAGTTCCGCACGTGGCGCAGGCTCTGGCTGGCGCTCGCCGAATCGGAGCAGTCGCTCGGTATCGAGATTCCCGACAGCGCCATCACGGCGATGCGCGCTCAGCTCGACAACATCGATCTGACGCGCGCCGCCGAGCTGGAGAAGCGGCTGCGCCACGATGTCATGGCTCACGTACACCACTTCGGTGAGGTGGCGCCCGACGCGAAGGCATTCATCCATCTCGGCGCGACGAGCGCATTCGTCACGGACAATACCGAGCTCCTCCAGCATCGCGACGCGCTGCTGCTCGTGCGGCGTCGCGTGCTCTCGTGCATCGCGGCACTGGCGCCGGTCGCGCGGGAACACAGGGCCCTGCCCACACTCGGCTTCACGCACTTCCAGCCGGCGCAGCCGACGACTGTCGGCAAGCGCGCGACGCTCTGGATCCAGGATCTGCTGCTGGACCTGGAGGAGATCGAGTTCCGCCTGGCGAACGTCCGGTTCCGCGGCGTCCGCGGGACGACGGGCACCGAGGCGTCGTTCCTCGAGCTGTTCAACGGCGACGGCAGCAAGGTGGATGAGCTGAACCGGCGCATTGCCGCGGCCATGGGCTTCGACCGGCTCTATGCCGTCACGGGGCAGACGTACACGCGCAAGACCGACTACGCGTACCTCGCCTCGCTCGCGGGCATTGCCACGTCGTCGTCGAAGTTCGCCCACGACATCCGGCTGCTGCAGCATTTGAAGGAGGTCGAGGAGCCGTTCGAGGACGAGCAGATCGGCTCGTCGGCCATGGCCTACAAGCGCAACCCGATGCGCACCGAGCGCATCACTGCGCTCGCCCGCCACGTCATCGCGCTCACGATCGATCCCGCATTCACGGCGGCCACGCAGTGGCTGGAGCGCACGCTCGACGACTCCGCGAACCGCAGGGTCGCCATCCCCGAGGCGTACCTCGGCATCGACGCGGTGCTCCTGCTCCAGCACAACGTGAGCGCCGGCCTGGTCGTCCGGCCGGGTGTGATCCGCAGGCATCTCGACGATGAGCTGCCGTTCATGGCGACCGAGACGATCCTGATGCACGCCGTCCGCCGCGGCGGCGACCGCCAGGACCTGCATGAGCGCATTCGCCGTCATTCCGTGGCGGCGGCGGAGCGTGTGAAGGATCACGGCGAGCGCAACGACCTCATCGAGCGTATCATCGGCGATGACGCGTTCGGCATGGACCGCGCGGAGATCGAAGGGATGCTCGATCCCGCGCGCTTCACCGGCCGCGCTGCGGAGCAGGTGGACATATTCCTCAGAAACGAGGTGGACCCGGTGCTGAAGAGACACGAGACATCCGACAGTGTGCCGGAGCTGCGCGCATGA
- the trpC gene encoding indole-3-glycerol phosphate synthase TrpC — translation MLRQIVEVKHREVTALRRDAGGVRRRAESRAPAPGFEEALRSRPTVGVIAEVKRRSPSSGEIRTDAPAVAVAEAYAGAGAAGISVLTDRDFFGGTLSDLEAVSDAVAVPLLRKDFTIDAVQVYEARAAGASAVLLITRILDDVELADFHALAQELELAALVEVHDEEETERALKAGARIVGVNNRDLATFTTDLAVTERLARYLPPDVVLVGESGIHTTADVERLSASGVDAVLVGEALMRAADPAALIGEFSSVPRNPR, via the coding sequence GTGCTCCGCCAGATCGTGGAAGTCAAGCACCGGGAGGTGACGGCGCTGAGGCGGGATGCCGGCGGCGTGCGCCGCCGGGCGGAGTCGCGGGCGCCTGCGCCCGGGTTCGAAGAGGCGCTCCGGTCGCGGCCCACCGTAGGCGTGATCGCCGAGGTGAAGCGCCGCTCGCCGTCGTCGGGTGAGATCCGGACGGACGCGCCGGCGGTCGCGGTGGCGGAGGCGTATGCCGGCGCCGGTGCGGCGGGCATCAGCGTCCTGACCGACCGTGATTTCTTCGGCGGGACGCTGTCGGATCTGGAGGCGGTGTCCGACGCGGTGGCGGTTCCGCTGCTGCGGAAGGACTTCACGATCGACGCGGTGCAGGTGTACGAGGCGCGGGCCGCGGGCGCGTCGGCGGTACTGCTGATCACGCGCATCCTGGACGACGTCGAGCTGGCCGACTTCCACGCGCTCGCACAGGAGCTCGAGCTCGCGGCGCTGGTGGAGGTGCACGATGAGGAGGAGACGGAGCGGGCGCTGAAGGCGGGCGCCCGCATCGTCGGCGTGAACAACCGGGACCTGGCGACGTTCACCACGGACCTCGCCGTAACGGAGAGGCTCGCGCGCTACCTTCCGCCCGACGTCGTGCTCGTCGGTGAGAGTGGCATTCACACCACGGCGGATGTCGAGCGCCTGTCGGCGTCAGGCGTCGATGCGGTGCTGGTGGGCGAGGCGCTGATGCGTGCGGCGGATCCGGCCGCGCTCATCGGCGAATTCTCGTCCGTGCCGCGCAACCCGCGATGA
- the pssA gene encoding CDP-diacylglycerol--serine O-phosphatidyltransferase: MRPVRPRLQRGVIIVPSALTLGNLLFGIWAIVSAARGDFVNAAWLIVFAGIFDTIDGRVARATSTGSRFGEELDSLVDAISFGVAPGLIIYFLFLNDGTWGWVAAFFYVSSTVIRLARFNVEQAGHAKVAFHGLPSPSAGMTLATFYPFSQTAFFQANLAAWRWPELITGLMIVLGFLMMSHVLYPVVPKFGFRSTRGIVTGLFMLSCIAAAILIPSIFFFPAFIGYVSYGVLKSLAIGFFERMPETDPMLDEEEDEGDEAGAELRDIDYRELSPWQRFRRQRQVRRHYGANDQEDIL, encoded by the coding sequence ATGAGGCCGGTTCGCCCACGCCTGCAGCGCGGTGTCATCATCGTGCCGAGCGCCCTGACGCTCGGCAACCTGCTGTTCGGCATCTGGGCGATCGTATCCGCCGCGCGCGGCGACTTCGTCAATGCGGCCTGGCTCATCGTCTTCGCGGGGATCTTCGACACGATCGACGGCCGAGTGGCGCGGGCCACGTCCACCGGCAGCCGCTTCGGCGAGGAGCTCGACTCGCTGGTGGACGCCATCAGCTTCGGCGTGGCACCCGGGCTCATCATCTACTTCCTGTTCCTGAACGACGGCACGTGGGGCTGGGTCGCGGCGTTCTTCTACGTATCGAGCACCGTCATCAGACTCGCGCGCTTCAACGTGGAGCAGGCCGGTCACGCAAAGGTCGCGTTCCACGGCCTGCCCTCCCCTTCTGCGGGGATGACGCTCGCCACGTTCTATCCGTTCAGCCAGACGGCTTTCTTCCAGGCGAATCTCGCCGCATGGCGGTGGCCCGAGCTGATCACCGGCCTCATGATCGTGCTCGGCTTCCTCATGATGAGCCACGTGCTCTATCCCGTCGTGCCGAAGTTCGGATTCCGCTCCACGCGCGGCATCGTGACGGGACTGTTCATGCTCTCATGCATTGCAGCGGCGATCTTAATCCCGTCGATCTTCTTCTTCCCGGCGTTCATCGGCTACGTCAGCTACGGCGTGCTCAAGTCGCTGGCCATCGGTTTCTTCGAGCGCATGCCCGAAACCGATCCCATGCTCGATGAGGAGGAGGACGAGGGCGATGAGGCGGGAGCCGAGCTGCGCGACATCGATTATCGCGAGCTCTCGCCTTGGCAGCGGTTCCGCAGGCAGCGGCAGGTGCGACGTCATTACGGTGCGAACGACCAGGAGGACATTCTGTGA
- a CDS encoding phosphoribosylaminoimidazolesuccinocarboxamide synthase: MSTAVGRTELPLPLVARGKVRDVYAVGSDRLLIVATDRISAFDVVLPQPIPRKGAVLTQLTSWWLTKIADITPNHLISADPDVIVREVPELAETRDIWGRRAMLVHRAKVVPIECVVRGFISGSAWSEYRRSGTLAGEPLPEGLRESQRLDPPIFSPATKAETGHDENITFAQMRDAVGAELAEELRRRSLAIYQRGRDIAADADIILADTKFEFGTLPDGTLVLIDEVLTPDSSRFWPKESFEVGRGQPSLDKQPVRDYLEGLVKAGEWDKEPPPPDLPDGVVTETSERYLGVFQRLTGVALDDFPSQDPAAAGRGSGS; encoded by the coding sequence ATGAGCACGGCAGTGGGACGAACGGAACTGCCGCTCCCGCTGGTGGCGCGCGGCAAGGTACGCGACGTGTACGCCGTCGGCTCCGACCGGCTGCTGATCGTGGCGACGGATCGCATCAGCGCATTCGACGTGGTGCTCCCGCAGCCGATTCCGCGGAAGGGCGCCGTGCTGACGCAATTGACGTCGTGGTGGCTGACGAAGATTGCGGACATCACGCCCAATCACCTCATCAGCGCGGACCCGGACGTCATCGTGCGGGAGGTACCGGAGCTCGCGGAAACGCGCGACATCTGGGGCCGCAGGGCGATGCTGGTGCACCGGGCGAAGGTGGTGCCGATCGAGTGCGTGGTGCGCGGATTCATCTCCGGCTCCGCATGGTCGGAATACCGCCGCAGCGGTACGCTCGCGGGCGAGCCGCTGCCCGAGGGTCTCCGCGAGAGCCAGCGACTCGACCCGCCGATCTTCTCGCCGGCCACGAAGGCGGAGACCGGGCATGACGAGAACATCACGTTTGCGCAGATGCGGGACGCGGTCGGTGCCGAGCTCGCGGAGGAGCTGCGGCGCCGGAGTCTCGCGATCTATCAGCGCGGCCGCGACATCGCCGCCGACGCCGACATCATTCTCGCCGACACCAAGTTCGAGTTCGGCACGCTGCCCGACGGCACGCTCGTGCTGATCGATGAGGTGCTGACACCCGACTCGTCGCGCTTCTGGCCGAAGGAGTCGTTCGAGGTGGGCCGCGGCCAGCCGTCACTCGACAAGCAGCCCGTACGCGACTATCTGGAGGGTCTCGTCAAGGCCGGCGAATGGGACAAGGAGCCGCCGCCGCCCGACCTCCCCGACGGCGTGGTGACGGAGACGTCCGAGCGTTACCTCGGCGTGTTCCAGCGCCTGACCGGCGTCGCCCTGGACGACTTCCCGTCGCAGGACCCGGCCGCAGCGGGACGCGGCTCCGGCTCGTGA
- the trpD gene encoding anthranilate phosphoribosyltransferase, with protein MGTGSDSQEDELPDLGSLIARAAGEGRLDGADAEAAFNVVMEGRATPVQIAALLVAMKARRETAEEVAGGVRALRRAMIPVPASDPDQLVDTCGTGGGALTTFNISTAAAFVAAGAGVRIAKHGNRSFSSRCGSADILEALDVPIELSPDGMADVLERAGLVFMFAPLLHPAMRHVAPVRRELRMPTIMNLLGPLTNPAGARRQVVGVSDPALLELIAAALRELGHVHALVVHGEPGIDELSPIGATRMLDVRDGAITSTTIDFREMLPGRDLDPAGLAGGDPVDNARMVLRVLRGEAPDVARAAVSVNAAAAIYVAGLADSVQSAFDVAEQSIDSGRALEALDRLRDAAKAAAPAH; from the coding sequence ATGGGCACCGGATCAGACAGCCAGGAAGATGAGCTGCCGGACCTCGGCTCGCTCATCGCGCGCGCCGCAGGAGAGGGCAGGCTCGACGGCGCCGATGCCGAGGCGGCTTTCAATGTGGTGATGGAGGGCCGTGCCACACCCGTGCAGATCGCGGCGCTCCTCGTCGCCATGAAGGCACGGCGTGAAACGGCGGAAGAGGTGGCGGGCGGTGTGCGCGCGCTGCGCCGGGCAATGATTCCCGTGCCGGCGTCGGACCCGGACCAGCTGGTGGATACCTGCGGGACCGGAGGCGGCGCACTCACGACGTTCAACATCTCGACGGCGGCCGCATTCGTCGCGGCCGGCGCCGGCGTTCGCATCGCCAAGCACGGCAACCGGTCGTTCAGCTCACGCTGCGGCAGCGCCGACATCCTGGAAGCGCTCGACGTGCCGATCGAGCTCTCGCCGGACGGCATGGCGGACGTGCTCGAACGAGCGGGGCTCGTCTTCATGTTCGCACCGCTCCTCCATCCGGCCATGCGACACGTGGCACCGGTGCGACGGGAGCTGCGCATGCCGACCATCATGAACCTGCTCGGACCGCTCACGAATCCTGCCGGCGCGCGACGGCAGGTGGTCGGTGTGTCCGATCCGGCCCTGCTCGAGCTGATTGCAGCAGCGCTCCGCGAGCTGGGCCATGTCCATGCGCTCGTCGTGCACGGCGAGCCGGGCATTGATGAGCTGAGTCCCATCGGGGCCACGCGCATGCTCGATGTGCGCGATGGCGCGATCACGTCCACGACGATCGATTTCCGCGAGATGCTGCCGGGGCGCGATCTCGATCCCGCCGGCCTCGCGGGCGGCGACCCCGTGGACAATGCGCGCATGGTGCTCCGCGTCCTGCGCGGCGAGGCTCCGGATGTGGCCCGGGCCGCTGTCAGCGTCAATGCCGCCGCGGCCATATACGTCGCGGGGCTCGCCGACTCCGTCCAGTCCGCGTTCGATGTCGCGGAGCAGAGCATCGATTCCGGTCGGGCGCTCGAGGCGCTGGACCGTCTGCGCGATGCGGCCAAAGCCGCCGCGCCCGCACACTGA